A segment of the Ipomoea triloba cultivar NCNSP0323 chromosome 1, ASM357664v1 genome:
taatactttaataatttctttttcattttcttttgcagGTTTGAACAGTTTCCCTTTGGCAAACGCCCATTTTTCTTCAACCTTTAGTGATTTTGAGGACAAAATTTTGAGATTTAGGCATACACAGAATACCATTTTAAGCTTATGGATCATCATTCAGATCAACCGCTTCCTCCTGGAGTCCAGCCTGTTTCAATTTCTTCTGAACTCCTTCCTGCAACTAAACCTTCTACTCCAAATTTTCAGAATTCCAATAATTTTGAATACCCTGCTCAGTCTTCTGAGGGCAGTCTCTTTCCTGTCCTCCCTTCTAATGGAATTAGGTTTACTCCCGCAGAAAGCTTCCAACCACATTCCACAAGTTCATCTCAAATTCATTGTACAAATACTCAGCATGTGGTAGATCAAATGCCAAATAGCTTTCAATCTGTTCAGATGCTTAAAGAAGATACTTCTGGAGTGTCTACTGAGGTCACATGTCATATAATGCCTTCTGGCTTGGAATCTAGTGGTTCTACCCCGCAACTAGAAATCACCAATGACATTGAGAATGCTGCTCGGAGTGCTGTTCTGCACGAACAGGCATGATATTCCCCAACCTttgttagtacttagtagttTACTACTTTACTCGTAGCTTTTTGTTCACCTCTAATTTTATCTTGTCAAACATCTATTCAGGAAATTGCCACCCAGAAAGTTATACAAAATCAGAGGTTGGTGTTGGTTGGAATTTATTTGCCTTTTGTAAATAGCTCACATAATTGATCTTTACTTAAATTTACATCTCAACCAGAGAAGCAAGATCAGCATGTGAGCCTCATGAGGATAGTAAAGACCTTTTTTCTGGCCGTCATGACCCAAATACTTTAAAGGTGCTCACCTCCACTGTCTGTCTCTGTTTCTTTCTTTGGCATCTTTGAATGTATGTAACCACATTAAATCATTCTCAATTGGGAGGTGCTTACTCTTTTGTGCTCTATAGGAGCATTTACTGAAAATGACTGCAGAGCATCGTACTCAGATGGCATTGAAGCGTGGAAGGTCTGTGTTGCCTGAGGAAGGTTGGTTCAGTAGTTTCTTCTGTTTGACCTGAAATTCTTTGTATcattctaaattttaaaaagagaaaaCTATTGGTAAGTTTCATAGATAACGGTGTTAGTAGATCCAATAAAGTTGGAAACAGGAAACTATTAATGAAGGGAAACCGGAAAGGAAAACATTGCTGAGAGGTGTTTTCCTCTGAATTCTCATCTAGAATTCACCCATTTCTTAAATAGGTTGAAAATTTCCTTAAAACAAGTGTTACTACTTTTTTACTGTTTttgaaaatgatgaattttATTTAGGTTTCCTAAAGCAATCTTTCTTCTTGGAGGGTGAATGTTTGGGAAGTGAGTAATATAACTTTTGATATCCGAAAAACAATGCTGATGTTGAATCCCACATTATGAATCTGAAGAAAGAGATTTGAAAAGATTAACTTATACTTTATAAGGTTATAGTAGCTGTAGCTCTTTCTCTGGAACCAACATTATGGTGCTGTGGGAGGGACTTCTCCCTTTAGAGCACCCTAAATGTATAGGGGTCACTCATAGCCCTTGATGTGGTAATGTGTGGTCAAATAGTATTTCTGGATCTATATGATTCAGCATCTATAGTAGCTTTAGAGAAAAAGATTCCACCTTTTGATGTGGGGCCCAATAGTAATTCGTATGATTTAGATTAGAATCTATGAAGTAGTTTTTAGAGATAAATTTCACCTTAAAGCTGGTCCCAACTGGATTTTGGATTAAGGATTAGCTTAGTTAGCAGAGTTGACTTACATTTCCAACTCAGCCCCCTATGTTTGAAAGTGGTAGTATTTCTCTGAGATGAAAATCGTGATGCCTGCCAAGTTTGATGCAACAAACAATTAAGATATCTGTGTATTTTATGGGTCATTTCTTATTACTCGTAAGAAAAGTAATCTAAAAGTTTCCTCTAAGTTTGGGCATTATGAAGAATGAGAGGTCTGTCCATGTTCTTCAAAATAATGTGCGTCTGAATCCATATCTCAAACCTGGCATTCTGGCaattatattaaactagatTAAGCAGTTTTAAAGTCTAGGATTCtgtcatattttattataaataaaatgttattgCTTCTTACCAGGTAATATAGAAATTGGAAATGGGTATGGTGTTCCTGGTGGCAGTGCTTATTATGGTGCTCTGAAGCCAAGTGCCACTACCGCCAGTAAGACTTCTTTCCTGGTTTTTAGTTGATGTGTACTGTCAAGTTTGATCTAATTGGacaagattttcaaggagatgCTGTCCCTGGCCATGCAACAAATGAATCCAATGCAGAGCTTAGTGGGGATTCTGGACACAAGTCTACAGCTAAAGAGTTGCCTGAATTTCTCAAAAAGAAGTTGAGAGCTAGGGGTATTCTGAAGGATGGTCCAACAATGGATCGTTCCATTCCGGCCAATGTAAGTTGGAATTTCTTCACCTCATGCCCATATTTATTCATGTTAATTCTCTTGTAAGGATCTTTATTCTGAAgtataatgtgtgtgtgtgtttttgctTGAAAACATGTATCTAAATTAACTGttctaaaaatttataaaatccaGAGATCAGAGATGTTGCCATCTCAGAGGATGCCACTTGCAGAATTGCCTCCAGGATGGGTGAGCACTTAGTTGATATTTGTATTCTCCCCTTCTTCTATAAAGTTGTTATATCCATCTTATAGACAgcaagaaattattattttttacttttgagttttgaatGATTGAAATAGGTTTTTGAGTTGTGGGAGATTCCAAACTCACATATACCTAAACCACTcaaaatgagattttttttttcttctatgtATGTAATTCCtgtaactttttaaatatttctttGTTGTTTTATGGACTGTCCAAGCCAAGCTGAAGTggtgttagaaataatttttgACTGTACATAAGGTTGTATTGTCAATGAGAAATTTATTTAACATCTATGCTTTATAAGAGTGAGAAGTGGGAAAACTGGTTAGAAAAGATTGCAGATAATGTGTTCAGAGTGTCGTTTTAGATCCTGGACTTCAGCTGGTCAAGAAAGATTTAGGGCACAGTTGTATATACCTGCTTTTGCTATACATTGAAGGGTAACCAATTTCTATCGACATCTTCTGCCTAAAAATATATGGCAATTTGCATTTGCTCTGGATTTCATCTATGTAAAATGTAGCCTATAAGATTTGGGCTTGTTTGGAGTTATACAAAGGGAGTTTCTAGTCTAGGCTTTGTGCTCAAATTAAGAGTTCATTATATTGAAAAGAGTTCCATCAAATGCTTGTGCAGATTGAGGCCCATGACCCTGCAAGTGGTGCTACATATTACTATGATGAAAGTACAGGAAAAAGTCAGTGGGAGAGACCTACTGTGGCTGCTTCTGCCTTGGACTCAACATTGCCTTCACAGCTTCCTGAAAATTGGAAAGAGTTTATTGATGAAACAACAGGTATGCTCATGCACTTAACTTGTTTGGCTACTCATTGCTTTTTGCTTGTCTTTCCCTCCTCCCTTTGTTACCCATAAATCCATAATTCCTGAATTTTGTTGTACAGGTCAAAAGTATTACTATAACACGTTGACCAATGTATCTCAATGGGAGAACCCGT
Coding sequences within it:
- the LOC116031576 gene encoding uncharacterized protein LOC116031576 isoform X2, with product MDHHSDQPLPPGVQPVSISSELLPATKPSTPNFQNSNNFEYPAQSSEGSLFPVLPSNGIRFTPAESFQPHSTSSSQIHCTNTQHVVDQMPNSFQSVQMLKEDTSGVSTEVTCHIMPSGLESSGSTPQLEITNDIENAARSAVLHEQEIATQKVIQNQREARSACEPHEDSKDLFSGRHDPNTLKEHLLKMTAEHRTQMALKRGRSVLPEEGNIEIGNGYGVPGGSAYYGALKPSATTARDAVPGHATNESNAELSGDSGHKSTAKELPEFLKKKLRARGILKDGPTMDRSIPANRSEMLPSQRMPLAELPPGWIEAHDPASGATYYYDESTGKSQWERPTVAASALDSTLPSQLPENWKEFIDETTGQKYYYNTLTNVSQWENPCTKQVSLQQHDANTTRNWGEQSSTLPKCMGCGGWGVALLQSWGYCRHCTRVLNLPQSQYILEDVESKHHTTNTFGSEEDSDKKFQKQRSNFKPPMGKGNRRDNRKRTYSEDDELDPMDPSAYSDAPRGGWVVGLKGVQPRAADTTATGPLFQQRPYPSPGAVLRKNAEIASQKKKPKTHLMAISKRGDGSDGLGEAD
- the LOC116031576 gene encoding uncharacterized protein LOC116031576 isoform X3, with the protein product MDHHSDQPLPPGVQPVSISSELLPATKPSTPNFQNSNNFEYPAQSSEGSLFPVLPSNGIRFTPAESFQPHSTSSSQIHCTNTQHVVDQMPNSFQSVQMLKEDTSGVSTEVTCHIMPSGLESSGSTPQLEITNDIENAARSAVLHEQEIATQKVIQNQREARSACEPHEDSKDLFSGRHDPNTLKEHLLKMTAEHRTQMALKRGRSVLPEEGNIEIGNGYGVPGGSAYYGALKPSATTANAVPGHATNESNAELSGDSGHKSTAKELPEFLKKKLRARGILKDGPTMDRSIPANRSEMLPSQRMPLAELPPGWIEAHDPASGATYYYDESTGKSQWERPTVAASALDSTLPSQLPENWKEFIDETTGQKYYYNTLTNVSQWENPCTKQVSLQQHDANTTRNWGEQSSTLPKCMGCGGWGVALLQSWGYCRHCTRVLNLPQSQYILEDVESKHHTTNTFGSEEDSDKKFQKQRSNFKPPMGKGNRRDNRKRTYSEDDELDPMDPSAYSDAPRGGWVVGLKGVQPRAADTTATGPLFQQRPYPSPGAVLRKNAEIASQKKKPKTHLMAISKRGDGSDGLGEAD
- the LOC116031576 gene encoding uncharacterized protein LOC116031576 isoform X1 codes for the protein MDHHSDQPLPPGVQPVSISSELLPATKPSTPNFQNSNNFEYPAQSSEGSLFPVLPSNGIRFTPAESFQPHSTSSSQIHCTNTQHVVDQMPNSFQSVQMLKEDTSGVSTEVTCHIMPSGLESSGSTPQLEITNDIENAARSAVLHEQEIATQKVIQNQREARSACEPHEDSKDLFSGRHDPNTLKEHLLKMTAEHRTQMALKRGRSVLPEEGNIEIGNGYGVPGGSAYYGALKPSATTANFQGDAVPGHATNESNAELSGDSGHKSTAKELPEFLKKKLRARGILKDGPTMDRSIPANRSEMLPSQRMPLAELPPGWIEAHDPASGATYYYDESTGKSQWERPTVAASALDSTLPSQLPENWKEFIDETTGQKYYYNTLTNVSQWENPCTKQVSLQQHDANTTRNWGEQSSTLPKCMGCGGWGVALLQSWGYCRHCTRVLNLPQSQYILEDVESKHHTTNTFGSEEDSDKKFQKQRSNFKPPMGKGNRRDNRKRTYSEDDELDPMDPSAYSDAPRGGWVVGLKGVQPRAADTTATGPLFQQRPYPSPGAVLRKNAEIASQKKKPKTHLMAISKRGDGSDGLGEAD